AAAAAATCTACTGATAAAATATCATTTTGATGGATTTCATTAGTAATATTTTTTGCAACTAGTATAGGCATTGCGCTATTAATTGCATTACGCTCATATATTGCACCAAATGATTCTGCGATAATAACCGAGATGCCAAGAGATTTAAAACAATCAACTGCTTGTTGTCTAGAGCTTCCTGCTCCAAAGTTTTTACCAGCAACCACAATATCCCCTTTTTTTGCCTTCTGTGCAAAATCTTCATAACCTCTTAGATTATCAAAAGTGTACTGGCCCATGTCATCAATATTAGTAATAGAAAGATACCTGTTATGATAAATCATGTCTGTATCAATATTGTCTTTTTTTATAACCCAAGCTCTACCTTCAACAACAAATGGTACAACAACCTTTTTTTCCTGAATTTTTTTCTTTTCTTCTACAAATTTTTTAAGCTCTAAAGGTAATGGTTTCTCAGGAATATGATCAACAGTGGTAATGTAACCTGCTAAAAGTGATGCTGCCACAGTTTCAGGTGAAGCTAGATATATTTCACCCTTGCCTTGTTTACCCAAAAAGTTACGATTACCTGAAGAAATAGTAATTTCACCAGCACCTGTTTGACCAATTTGACCAGCAGCACAACCAGCACAACCAGCCGAGCCAACCAGTGCACCTGCATCCTTGAAAATTTTAATTAAACCATCATCTAAACATCTTCTCCAAATTTTATCAGTTGAAGGAACAATTTTAAGAACACGCCCTGGTGCGATTTTTCTACCTTTTAAAATCTTTGCAACAGCTCTTAAGTCTTCAATACGACCATTTGTGCATGAACCAATAAAACCTGAATCTAATTGAACATTCTTGATACTTTCAACAGTTACCACATCCTCTGGATGACCTGGTTTAGAAATCAATGGTTTAAGACCGTTAATGTCAATTTCAAATGTTTGCTCATACTTTGCATCAGGATCAGCAAATATGTTTTTTGTTGGAAAAAAAATTATTATTCCACCCATTTCTGTTGCCATGGAAGCTATTGTTATTTTACCATCAAGAGAAAGTGAATCAACATAATCACCATACAACTCAGCAGAGTAGCCAAGTAACCCATTTGCTTTAAATTCTTGCAACATCCTAAGTACAACATCTTTAGGTGTAGCTGTTTCAGAAGGTT
The DNA window shown above is from Candidatus Thermoplasmatota archaeon and carries:
- a CDS encoding aconitase family protein is translated as MISIGKTIIQKIFENHSKDKAEVGDIIDIDIDVRIARDFGGANVVKNLEENNLSIDDPKKTFFTFDCNPGGCDQKYAVNQQICRFFARKNGIKVFDIDKGIGTHIVIDEGIAKPGGTIVSTDSHANILGAIGAFGQGMGDQDIAHAWAYGKIWFKVPPSVKIVLKGKPSETATPKDVVLRMLQEFKANGLLGYSAELYGDYVDSLSLDGKITIASMATEMGGIIIFFPTKNIFADPDAKYEQTFEIDINGLKPLISKPGHPEDVVTVESIKNVQLDSGFIGSCTNGRIEDLRAVAKILKGRKIAPGRVLKIVPSTDKIWRRCLDDGLIKIFKDAGALVGSAGCAGCAAGQIGQTGAGEITISSGNRNFLGKQGKGEIYLASPETVAASLLAGYITTVDHIPEKPLPLELKKFVEEKKKIQEKKVVVPFVVEGRAWVIKKDNIDTDMIYHNRYLSITNIDDMGQYTFDNLRGYEDFAQKAKKGDIVVAGKNFGAGSSRQQAVDCFKSLGISVIIAESFGAIYERNAINSAMPILVAKNITNEIHQNDILSVDFLTGKILDKTQNKVFYSKPFSNVQLEIYKKGGLLKKL